In a single window of the Nicotiana tomentosiformis chromosome 8, ASM39032v3, whole genome shotgun sequence genome:
- the LOC104114050 gene encoding cytochrome P450 83B1-like: ILWFDLVINITKSKTDKPNRTFIITDRTDRSTPTLLLPIVLSFLLLPAKNRKNVMPPGPLGMPLIGNLHQFDSLTPHLYFWKLSKKYGKIFSLKLGSATVIVVSSAKLAKEVTKIQDLAFCSRPPILGQQKLSYSGLDIGFAPYNDYWREMRKICVVHLFSLKKVQSFSPIREDEVFRMVNKISKQAAASQITNLSNIVISLTSTIICRVAFGIRYDEEAHERRRFDEVLAVTQEMMAGFFVSDYFPFLRWLDKLSGSITRLEKNFKELDEFYEELIEQHLNPKKPQSMEGDILDLLLQLRKEQSTPIDLTLDNIKAILMNILVGGTDTGAAAIVWGMTALIKNPKAMKQVQTEIRESVGSKKGMVNEDDIQNLPYLKAVIKETFRLYPPVPLLVPRETMHKSILEGYEIQPKTIIHVNSWAIARDPEYWENPEEFIPERFFNSNIDFKGQDFELLPFGAGRRGCPGIALGVATVELVLSNLLYAFDWELPCGVNIQDIDTDVLPGLTMHKKNALCLVPSNYL; this comes from the exons atactttggtttgatttggttattaatattacaaaatcGAAAACTGATAAACCGAACCGTACTTTCATAATAACCGACCGAACCGACCGATCGACGCCCACCCTACTTCTTCCTATTGTCCTTAGTTTCCTACTTCTACCAGCCAAGAATAGAAAAAATGTTATGCCACCAGGTCCCTTAGGAATGCCTTTAATTGGAAATTTGCATCAATTTGATAGTTTAACCCCTCATCTTTATTTTTGGAAACTTTCCAAGAAATATGGGAAAATCTTCTCATTAAAACTTGGTTCTGCTACTGTGATAGTAGTTTCTTCAGCAAAACTTGCAAAAGAGGTAACAAAAATACAAGATTTAGCATTTTGTAGTAGACCACCTATTCTTGGGCAGCAAAAGTTATCTTACAGTGGTCTTGATATTGGCTTTGCACCTTACAATGACTATTGGAGGGAAATGAGAAAAATTTGTGTTGTTCATTTGTTTAGTCTCAAGAAAGTGCAATCTTTTAGTCCAATTCGCGAAGATGAAGTCTTTAGAATGGTCAACAAGATATCTAAACAAGCTGCAGCTTCTCAAATAACCAATCTGAGCAATATAGTGATTTCACTAACTAGTACAATTATTTGTAGAGTTGCTTTTGGTATTAGGTATGATGAAGAAGCACATGAAAGGAGGAGATTTGATGAAGTTTTAGCTGTGACTCAAGAAATGATGGCTGGATTCTTTGTGTCTGATTATTTTCCTTTCTTACGCTGGTTAGATAAACTTTCTGGAAGTATAACTAGACTTGAGAAGAATTTTAAGGAGTTAGATGAGTTTTATGAAGAACTCATTGAGCAACATCTCAATCCCAAGAAGCCACAATCCATGGAAGGAGATATTCTTGATCTTTTGCTCCAATTGAGGAAAGAGCAATCAACTCCAATTGATCTCACTTTGGACAATATAAAGGCAATTCTCATG AATATATTAGTTGGTGGAACAGACACGGGGGCAGCTGCAATAGTTTGGGGAATGACAGCCTTGATAAAGAACCCAAAAGCCATGAAACAAGTTCAAACAGAAATTAGAGAATCAGTTGGGAGTAAGAAAGGCATGGTGAATGAAGATGATATCCAAAACCTGCCTTATCTCAAAGCAGTGATAAAGGAGACATTTAGATTGTATCCACCAGTTCCACTCCTAGTGCCAAGAGAAACAATGCACAAGTCCATACTAGAAGGGTATGAAATTCAACCAAAAACTATCATTCATGTTAATTCTTGGGCTATTGCAAGGGATCCTGAATATTGGGAAAATCCAGAAGAATTTATACCTGAGAGATTTTTTAATAGCAATATTGATTTTAAGGGCCAAGACTTTGAGTTGCTTCCATTTGGAGCAGGGAGGAGAGGTTGCCCGGGTATTGCACTTGGTGTTGCAACTGTGGAGCTTGTACTTTCCAATCTTCTTTATGCATTTGATTGGGAGTTGCCTTGTGGGGTGAACATACAAGACATTGACACAGATGTTTTGCCTGGTCTTACCATGCATAAGAAAAATGCTCTTTGCCTTGTTCCTAGTAATTATCTCTAG
- the LOC104114051 gene encoding uncharacterized protein: MADFVRNKIVCRFGIPESIVTYNATNLNSDLKREICEKFRIDHRNSTAYRSQMNEAVEVANKNIKRILRKIVDNHRQWQKKLSFALLGYQITMRTSTGATPYILVYGTEAVIPAEAEIPSLRVIQEAKLEDKEWIRVRQEQLILTDEKRMDTVCHGQLYQNRMANAFNKKVKPHQFIPGQLVLKKIFPHQEESARSLPSVVGRSSDLGRYGWKSQHEAYQLRHNQEILCLKTIELSFGCN, encoded by the coding sequence ATGGCAGATTTCGTCCGTAACAAAATAGTCTGTCGGTTTGGGATACCCGAGTCAATCGTCACTTACAATGCAACTAACCTCAATAGTGATCTCAAGAGGGAAATTTGCGAGAAGTTCAGAATTGACCACCGTAACTCTACAGCCTACAGATCGCAAATGAATGAAGCAGTTGAAGTGgccaacaaaaacatcaaaaggattctacgaaagatagtggacaacCATAGGCAATGGCAGAAGAAATTATCCTTCGCCTTACTTGGTTATCAGATTACCATGAGGACATCCACTGGGGCAACGCCATACATATTGGTATATGGCACTGAAGCTGTGATACCCGCAGAGGCCGAGATACCATCTTTAAGGGTCATTCAAGAAGCCAAGTTAGAAGACAAAGAATGGATACGGGTCAGGCAGGAGCAACTCATTCTCACTGACGAAAAGAGAATGGACACAGTATGCCATGGTCAGCTGTATCAAAATAGGATGGCCAATGCATTTAACAAAAAGGTGAAACCTCACCAGTTTATACCGGGGCAAttggttttaaagaaaatattcccTCATCAAGAAGAGTCAGCACGAAGCCTACCTAGTGTTGTCGGTAGGAGCTCTGATCTTGGCAGATATGGATGGAAGAGTCAGCACGAAGCCTATCAACTGAGacacaatcaagagatactatgtttgaagacAATAGAGTTAAGTTTTGGTTGTAATTGA
- the LOC138897230 gene encoding uncharacterized mitochondrial protein AtMg00810-like, with protein MISQQKYIKELLKKFDMESSKTIDTPIDTATRLDMDEPRYADADYASYLVDIKSTSGMENFLGSCLISWVTKKQNYMDLSTAEAEYGVDASCCAQILWIKK; from the exons ATGATAAGTCAGCAGAAATACATTAAGGAGCTTCTGAAGAAGTTTGATATGGAAAGTTCAAAGACTATTGATACTCCCATTGATACTGCCACTCGTCTAGACATGGACGAACCTAG gtatgctgatgctgattatgctagTTATCTGGTGGATATAAAGAGCACATCTGGCATGGAAAATTTTCTGGGATCATGCTTGATTTCATGGGTTACAAAGAAACAAAATTATATGGATCTCTCTACTGCAGAAGCTGAATATGGGGTAGATGCCTCATGTTGTGCCCAAATACTCTGGATCAAGAAATAA